The following are from one region of the Bos mutus isolate GX-2022 chromosome 18, NWIPB_WYAK_1.1, whole genome shotgun sequence genome:
- the UBE2S gene encoding ubiquitin-conjugating enzyme E2 S, translating into MNSNVENLPPHIIRLVYKEVTTLTADPPDGIKVFPNEEDLTDLQVTIEGPGEGDPYAGGLFRMKLLLGKDFPASPPKGYFLTKIFHPNVGANGEICVNVLKRDWTAELGIRHVLLTIKCLLIHPNPESALNEEAGRLLLENYEEYAARARLLTEIHGGAGGPSGGRPEPGRATASGAAASTADPTAPGGPAGAEGPMAKKHAGERDKKLAAKKKTDKKRALRRL; encoded by the exons ATG AACTCCAACGTGGAGAACCTGCCCCCCCACATCATCCGCCTGGTGTACAAGGAGGTGACGACGCTGACCGCTGACCCACCTGatggcatcaaggtctttcccaacgAGGAGGACCTTACCGACCTGCAGGTCACCATTGAGGGCCCTGGTGA AGGGGACCCGTATGCCGGAGGCCTCTTCCGCATGAAACTCCTGCTGGGGAAGGACTTTCCGGCCTCCCCACCCAAGGGCTACTTCCTGACGAAGATATTCCACCCGAATGTGGGCGCCAATGGCGAGATCTGCGTCAATGTGCTCAAGAGGGACTGGACCGCTGAGCTGGGCATCCGGCACGTGCTTCTG ACCATCAAGTGCCTGCTGATCCACCCCAACCCCGAGTCGGCCCTCAACGAGGAGGCGGGCCGCCTGCTGTTGGAGAACTATGAGGAGTACGCAGCCCGCGCGCGCCTGCTCACTGAGATCCACGGCGGCGCCGGCGGGCCCAGCGGTGGGAGGCCCGAGCCCGGCCGGGCCACTGCCAGTGGGGCGGCGGCCTCCACTGCTGACCCCACAGCCCCTGGGGGCCCAGCAGGGGCTGAGGGGCCCATGGCCAAGAAGCACGCGGGCGAGCGCGACAAGAAGCTGGCAGCCAAGAAAAAGACGGACAAGAAGCGGGCACTGCGGCGCCTGTAG